The following are encoded together in the Actinobacillus lignieresii genome:
- a CDS encoding DUF302 domain-containing protein yields the protein MKLKTFALVSLLASGLANAETNLKPTVFESKFDFQKTVETLETGFKNKGMMIFTKIDHQAAAKAAGLEMQPATVIVYGTPKAGTPLMIKDPTLALQLPLKVLITEPTKGKVEVMLHKAEQVVAHSNTPYSAVENSLAKAEKLIEATVAK from the coding sequence ATGAAGCTAAAAACATTTGCTCTTGTCTCGCTACTGGCAAGCGGTTTGGCGAACGCCGAAACTAATTTAAAACCGACGGTTTTTGAAAGTAAATTCGATTTTCAGAAAACCGTGGAAACATTGGAAACCGGCTTTAAAAATAAAGGCATGATGATTTTTACCAAAATCGATCATCAAGCCGCTGCGAAAGCCGCCGGTCTTGAAATGCAACCGGCAACCGTGATTGTTTACGGTACGCCGAAAGCCGGTACGCCGTTAATGATAAAAGATCCGACTCTCGCATTGCAATTACCGTTAAAAGTATTAATCACGGAGCCGACCAAAGGCAAAGTGGAAGTGATGTTGCATAAGGCGGAACAAGTCGTCGCCCATTCAAATACCCCTTATTCAGCGGTAGAAAACAGTTTAGCGAAAGCTGAAAAATTAATTGAAGCCACCGTTGCCAAATAA
- a CDS encoding anthranilate synthase component II: protein MQQTMKKATNLLIIDNHDSFTFNLVDLLRKIGVPMKVVLVEQLVLDKVENFSHILISPGPDVPRAYPKTFEMLERFQQTKSILGVCLGHQTLCEFFGGELYNLNEVRHGQQRPLIQISDNPIFDGLPERFNIGLYHSWAISQKSLENTPLVATAVCDQNVLMAFKHQHLPIYGVQFHPESFITEYGEQMLRNWLQIDY from the coding sequence ATGCAGCAAACAATGAAGAAAGCCACTAATTTATTAATTATCGATAACCACGATTCGTTTACTTTCAATCTGGTTGATCTGCTACGCAAAATTGGCGTGCCGATGAAAGTGGTTTTAGTAGAACAATTAGTGCTTGATAAGGTGGAAAACTTTAGCCATATTCTGATTTCACCCGGTCCGGATGTACCAAGAGCTTATCCGAAAACCTTTGAAATGTTGGAACGTTTTCAGCAGACTAAATCGATTTTGGGCGTGTGTTTAGGTCATCAGACGCTGTGTGAATTTTTTGGCGGCGAGCTATACAACTTGAATGAAGTCAGACACGGACAACAACGTCCTTTGATCCAAATTAGCGACAACCCGATTTTTGACGGTTTACCCGAGCGTTTTAACATCGGCTTATATCATTCGTGGGCAATTTCGCAAAAATCATTGGAAAACACACCGCTTGTTGCTACGGCGGTTTGCGATCAAAATGTTTTGATGGCATTTAAACATCAGCATTTACCGATTTACGGTGTGCAATTCCACCCCGAATCTTTTATTACCGAATATGGCGAACAGATGCTACGAAACTGGCTGCAAATTGATTATTAA
- a CDS encoding DASS family sodium-coupled anion symporter, whose amino-acid sequence MSADQKAPPVEVKLGFNWQGLLISVVVGVGIVLIPTPEGLSERAWGMLALFVATIVAIIAKAMPMGAATLVALVISGVTELTPIKAGKDEVAMLSGFSNATIWLIGIAMFLSQAVIKTGLGKRIALYFVSRFGKRMMGVAYGIALADLVIGPGIPSASARGGGIMYPIMKSIAEAYDSKPGPTAKRAGAFLALAVSQIDTIVCTMFLTAMAGNPLIAELARGQGVEISWITWFIGALVPGIVCLIVLPYLLYLIYPPELKDTPKMAEMARQELQNMGKMSKAEWILALDFVLLLFLWTVGDLAFGIPATVSAFIGLVILLLSNIMNWQNIISEKSAWDTMFWFAVLVMMANALNKYGAITWISSHISQSVGGLDWPMAFGILVLVYFYTRYFFASAMAHISAMYLAFLAAAIAVGTPPMLAAIGLGYTSTLSMSLTQYAGGPGPALFGSGYNTTGQWWGVSFIISVASLVIWFTVGGAWMKLLGWW is encoded by the coding sequence ATGTCGGCAGATCAAAAAGCACCTCCGGTCGAGGTTAAATTAGGCTTTAATTGGCAAGGATTACTGATTTCCGTTGTAGTTGGCGTTGGTATCGTCTTAATTCCGACCCCGGAAGGGTTGAGTGAAAGAGCATGGGGAATGTTGGCTTTATTCGTTGCAACGATTGTGGCGATTATTGCAAAAGCAATGCCTATGGGTGCGGCTACTTTAGTCGCATTAGTGATTAGCGGTGTTACCGAATTAACTCCGATTAAAGCGGGTAAAGACGAAGTGGCGATGTTATCCGGTTTTTCCAATGCAACGATTTGGTTAATCGGGATTGCAATGTTTTTATCGCAAGCGGTAATTAAAACGGGGCTGGGTAAGCGTATCGCACTTTATTTCGTTTCTCGCTTCGGTAAGAGAATGATGGGCGTGGCTTACGGTATTGCGCTTGCCGATTTGGTTATCGGTCCGGGAATTCCGTCTGCTTCGGCTCGCGGCGGCGGTATTATGTATCCGATTATGAAATCGATTGCCGAAGCATACGATTCTAAACCGGGTCCGACGGCAAAACGTGCCGGCGCGTTTTTGGCTTTAGCGGTATCGCAAATCGATACGATTGTTTGTACGATGTTTTTAACCGCTATGGCGGGTAACCCGCTGATTGCCGAACTTGCACGCGGTCAAGGGGTAGAGATTTCATGGATTACTTGGTTTATCGGCGCATTGGTGCCGGGTATCGTTTGTTTAATCGTGCTGCCGTATTTACTCTATTTGATTTATCCGCCCGAATTAAAAGACACGCCTAAAATGGCAGAAATGGCGCGTCAAGAGTTACAAAATATGGGCAAAATGAGTAAAGCGGAATGGATCTTAGCGTTAGACTTCGTGTTATTACTCTTCCTTTGGACGGTCGGTGATCTTGCATTCGGCATTCCGGCGACCGTATCCGCTTTTATCGGTTTAGTAATTTTACTTCTTTCTAATATTATGAACTGGCAAAATATCATCTCCGAGAAATCGGCTTGGGATACGATGTTCTGGTTTGCGGTGTTAGTAATGATGGCGAATGCGTTAAACAAATACGGCGCGATTACTTGGATTTCCTCTCATATCTCACAATCAGTCGGGGGGTTGGATTGGCCGATGGCATTTGGTATTTTGGTACTGGTTTACTTCTATACGCGCTATTTCTTCGCTTCGGCAATGGCGCATATTTCCGCTATGTATCTTGCTTTCCTTGCGGCGGCAATTGCGGTCGGAACACCGCCGATGTTAGCGGCAATCGGCTTAGGCTATACTTCGACTTTATCAATGAGCTTAACCCAATATGCCGGCGGTCCGGGACCTGCATTATTCGGATCCGGTTATAACACGACGGGACAATGGTGGGGCGTCAGCTTCATTATTTCGGTCGCTTCGTTAGTGATTTGGTTTACCGTTGGTGGCGCTTGGATGAAGTTACTCGGTTGGTGGTAA
- the metE gene encoding 5-methyltetrahydropteroyltriglutamate--homocysteine S-methyltransferase, protein MTTLHILGFPRVGAKRELKFAQERYWRKELAEQDLLDLAKVLREKNWQHQADANADFVTVGDFTFYDHILDLQVATGAIPARFGFDSQSLTLDQYFQLARGNKEQFAIEMTKWFDTNYHYLVPEFQKHTQFKANPAHYVNQIREAKAAGHQVKPVIVGPLTFLWLGKEKGEAFNRFDLLKQLVPVYFEILTALAAEGVEWIQIDEPALALDLPQEWLAAYQDVYAQLAKVNAKILLATYFGSVAEHADLLKALPVAGLHLDLVRAPDQLSAFEDYPKVLSAGVIDGRNIWRANLNCVLDVLEPLKAKFHQRLWIAPSCSLLHTPYDLAVETQLQQTNPELYRWLAFTLQKVAELKVLKQALNVGRGEVVEQLNDSQTAADARANSKVIHKAEVAQRLANLPTNADKRQSPFAERIKLQNKWLNLPLLPTTNIGSFPQTLEIRHARAAFKKGELSLADYEAAMKKEIEFVVRKQEELDLDVLVHGEAERNDMVEYFGELLDGFAFTKFGWVQSYGSRCVKPPVIYGDVTRPEPMTVRWSQYAQSLTDKVMKGMLTGPVTILQWSFVRNDIPRSTVCKQIGVALSDEVLDLEKAGIKVIQIDEPAIREGLPLKRADWDAYLQWAGEAFRLSYMGVKDDTQIHTHMCYSEFNDILPAIAGLDADVITIETSRSDMELLTAFADFKYPNDIGPGVYDIHSPRVPTDGEIEHLLRKALKVIPKERLWVNPDCGLKTRGWKETIEQLQVMVEVTKKLRAELAE, encoded by the coding sequence ATGACTACATTACATATCTTAGGTTTCCCACGTGTAGGGGCAAAACGTGAATTAAAATTTGCACAAGAGCGCTACTGGCGTAAAGAATTAGCCGAACAAGATTTATTAGATTTGGCAAAAGTGTTACGGGAGAAAAATTGGCAGCATCAAGCGGATGCCAATGCGGATTTCGTTACGGTAGGGGATTTCACTTTTTACGATCACATTTTAGATCTACAAGTGGCTACCGGTGCGATACCGGCTCGTTTCGGTTTTGACAGCCAAAGTTTGACCCTTGATCAATATTTCCAATTAGCACGCGGTAATAAAGAGCAGTTTGCGATTGAAATGACCAAATGGTTTGATACTAACTATCACTATCTTGTACCGGAATTTCAGAAACACACGCAATTTAAGGCGAATCCGGCACATTATGTAAATCAAATTCGTGAAGCGAAAGCTGCCGGACATCAAGTTAAACCGGTGATTGTCGGTCCGCTAACATTTTTATGGCTAGGTAAAGAAAAAGGCGAAGCCTTTAACCGCTTTGATTTACTCAAGCAACTTGTGCCGGTTTATTTTGAGATTTTAACCGCTCTAGCCGCTGAAGGTGTGGAATGGATTCAAATTGACGAACCGGCATTGGCATTAGATTTACCTCAAGAATGGCTTGCGGCTTATCAAGACGTTTACGCTCAGTTAGCTAAAGTGAATGCGAAGATCTTATTAGCCACTTATTTTGGCTCGGTGGCGGAACACGCCGATTTATTAAAAGCGTTGCCGGTAGCCGGTTTACACCTTGATCTGGTTCGTGCGCCGGATCAACTCAGTGCATTTGAAGATTATCCGAAAGTGCTTTCTGCCGGTGTGATTGACGGGCGTAATATTTGGCGAGCGAATTTAAACTGTGTATTGGATGTGTTGGAGCCGTTAAAAGCGAAATTTCATCAGCGTTTATGGATTGCACCGAGTTGTTCGCTATTGCATACACCTTATGACCTAGCGGTAGAAACGCAATTACAGCAAACTAACCCTGAATTATATCGCTGGTTAGCTTTTACTTTACAAAAAGTAGCAGAGCTGAAGGTTTTAAAACAGGCGCTAAATGTAGGGCGAGGAGAAGTCGTAGAGCAACTCAATGACAGCCAAACAGCCGCAGATGCACGAGCGAACAGTAAAGTGATTCATAAAGCGGAAGTCGCACAACGTTTAGCTAACTTACCGACAAATGCGGATAAGCGCCAGTCACCGTTTGCCGAGCGAATTAAATTGCAAAATAAATGGCTAAATTTACCGCTTCTTCCGACTACCAATATCGGTTCTTTCCCGCAAACATTGGAAATTCGTCACGCCCGTGCCGCATTTAAAAAAGGTGAACTCTCGCTTGCCGATTATGAAGCGGCAATGAAAAAGGAAATTGAATTTGTGGTACGTAAGCAGGAAGAACTGGATTTAGACGTACTGGTACACGGCGAAGCGGAACGTAACGATATGGTGGAGTATTTCGGTGAGTTACTGGACGGTTTTGCCTTCACTAAATTCGGTTGGGTACAAAGCTACGGTTCTCGCTGTGTCAAACCGCCGGTGATTTATGGTGATGTCACACGCCCTGAACCGATGACGGTACGTTGGTCGCAATATGCTCAAAGCCTGACCGATAAAGTGATGAAAGGCATGCTAACCGGTCCGGTGACGATTTTACAATGGTCGTTTGTGCGTAACGATATTCCGCGTTCCACGGTATGTAAGCAAATTGGCGTGGCACTTTCTGACGAAGTATTGGATCTGGAAAAAGCCGGTATTAAAGTAATTCAGATTGACGAACCTGCGATTCGAGAAGGCTTACCGCTTAAACGTGCGGATTGGGATGCCTATTTACAATGGGCGGGAGAAGCGTTCCGTTTAAGTTATATGGGCGTAAAAGATGATACTCAGATTCACACTCACATGTGTTATTCGGAATTTAACGATATCTTACCGGCGATAGCAGGGCTTGATGCGGATGTGATCACGATTGAAACTTCACGCTCTGATATGGAATTACTCACAGCGTTTGCCGATTTCAAATATCCGAATGATATCGGCCCAGGCGTTTACGACATTCACAGCCCTCGTGTGCCGACCGACGGCGAAATCGAGCATTTATTACGTAAAGCATTGAAGGTAATTCCGAAAGAACGTTTATGGGTGAATCCGGATTGCGGCTTAAAAACGCGCGGTTGGAAAGAAACTATTGAACAATTACAAGTGATGGTTGAAGTAACGAAAAAATTACGTGCGGAATTAGCCGAATAA
- a CDS encoding M16 family metallopeptidase — MRIILTSLVLFAASTTSYAEKSEPIQGQLENGLRYTLLPLHSEKGRIEIRMKVNAGAIDETDTQLGATNVLKHLVLRGTNAHPNGLTPYLHEQKWKQEKNYHIETGYDHTTYHMIPPSTSNLDKSLYLLEQMLFQAKLTQEDLDDERKHILEEWRQAQSVGSLMNQKRIAAVRADSRYADRAIIGTAENLQNLPATELQQFYQTWYTPNNMQLLVVGDIEPEAAQQQIQQRFSSFTAKEMPKRDYLEPKLSEGLAINKLQDARSSVSQVAYIFRFDEMKHRVRTNEARYERLIDRLALALLSQRLQDQSAALPKGVSAITVRKSDIGRNTAALGWFATVASTQHELGLKQIFSEIEHLKGSPITEEELTKQKEAVQIQIENAKKDENDRDFQQWLQIMSESVLADKPYLTQKKLAELLEPMLKKVSAKEVNERIQQWIGSKDRLINYQPPRKVQIKPITLETVNKLQAEAEQTELAKTEAEKTEVEKAEVEKTEAIQPATEKNP, encoded by the coding sequence ATGCGTATTATTTTAACTTCTTTAGTGCTGTTTGCCGCTTCAACGACAAGTTATGCGGAAAAAAGCGAACCGATTCAAGGGCAACTTGAAAACGGTTTACGATATACCTTACTCCCGTTACATTCGGAAAAAGGACGAATTGAAATCCGAATGAAAGTCAATGCCGGAGCGATTGACGAAACCGATACGCAGTTAGGCGCAACCAATGTACTTAAGCATTTGGTGTTACGCGGCACTAACGCTCACCCCAACGGTTTAACGCCGTATTTGCATGAACAAAAATGGAAACAAGAAAAAAATTATCATATCGAGACCGGTTATGATCATACCACCTACCATATGATTCCGCCTTCAACCTCCAATCTGGATAAAAGTCTCTATTTGTTGGAGCAAATGTTATTCCAAGCGAAGCTAACCCAAGAAGACTTGGATGACGAGCGTAAGCATATCTTGGAAGAGTGGCGACAAGCGCAGAGTGTCGGTAGCTTAATGAATCAGAAACGTATTGCGGCGGTACGTGCGGACTCCCGTTATGCCGACAGAGCGATTATCGGCACGGCGGAAAATCTCCAAAATTTACCGGCGACGGAATTACAGCAGTTTTATCAAACGTGGTACACACCGAATAATATGCAATTGCTGGTGGTTGGCGATATCGAGCCGGAAGCGGCGCAACAACAAATTCAGCAACGCTTCTCGAGTTTTACAGCTAAAGAAATGCCGAAAAGAGATTATTTAGAGCCGAAATTATCCGAAGGATTAGCGATTAATAAACTCCAAGATGCGCGTAGTAGTGTCAGCCAAGTCGCATATATTTTCCGTTTTGACGAAATGAAACATCGAGTGCGTACTAATGAAGCGCGCTACGAGCGTTTAATTGATCGTTTGGCACTAGCGTTATTGTCGCAACGGTTACAGGATCAATCCGCCGCTTTGCCTAAAGGCGTGTCCGCTATAACGGTACGTAAATCCGATATCGGTAGAAATACCGCCGCATTAGGTTGGTTTGCGACGGTTGCATCAACGCAACATGAGTTAGGCTTAAAACAAATTTTTAGCGAAATAGAGCATCTCAAAGGTTCGCCTATTACCGAAGAGGAACTGACCAAACAAAAAGAAGCGGTTCAAATTCAGATAGAAAATGCTAAAAAAGATGAAAACGATCGAGATTTCCAACAGTGGTTACAAATCATGTCGGAAAGCGTATTAGCGGATAAGCCGTATTTAACGCAGAAGAAATTGGCGGAATTATTGGAACCGATGCTGAAAAAAGTCTCGGCTAAAGAAGTAAATGAAAGAATCCAACAATGGATTGGCAGCAAAGATCGTTTAATCAATTACCAACCGCCACGAAAAGTGCAGATAAAACCAATTACATTAGAAACAGTGAATAAGTTGCAAGCGGAAGCGGAACAAACAGAGCTAGCAAAGACAGAAGCGGAGAAAACGGAAGTGGAAAAAGCAGAAGTAGAAAAAACGGAAGCGATTCAGCCGGCTACCGAAAAAAATCCTTAG
- the aspS gene encoding aspartate--tRNA ligase — MMRSHYCGALNRSHVSQTVTLSGWVHRVRNLGRFIFMQIRDREGIVQVFFDEKDEAIFKIASSLRSEACVQIQGEVIARDESQINKEMATGEIEVLVKNVVVYNNSEVLPLDFNQNNTEEQRLKYRYLDLRRPEMAEKLKTRAKITSFVRRYMDDNGFLDIETPMLTKATPEGARDYLVPSRVHNGKFYALPQSPQLFKQLLMMSGFDRYYQIVKCFRDEDLRADRQPEFTQIDVETSFLTAEEVRELMENMIHGLWLDRLNVDLGKFPIMTWQEAMQRFGSDKPDLRNPLELVDMADILKDVEFKVFNEPANSADGRVTVLRVPNGASLTRKQIDEYTQFVGIYGAKGLAWAKINDVNAGMEGIQSPVAKFLNEEVFKALIERTNATSGDILFFGADKWQVVTDSMGALRLKVGRDLALTDLSAWKPLWVIDFPMFEKDDEGNLSAMHHPFTSPKGLTPEELEANPVNAVANAYDMVINGYEVGGGSVRIYDPKMQQTVFGILGINEQDQQEKFGFLLDALKFGTPPHAGLAFGLDRLTMLITGTENIRDVIAFPKTTAAACLMTEAPSFANPQALEELGIAVVKKEKAE, encoded by the coding sequence ATGATGCGTTCTCATTACTGCGGTGCTTTAAACCGCTCGCACGTTAGTCAAACCGTAACATTAAGCGGTTGGGTTCACCGTGTGCGTAACCTCGGTCGTTTTATTTTTATGCAAATCCGTGACCGTGAAGGTATCGTGCAAGTTTTCTTTGACGAGAAAGACGAAGCGATTTTCAAAATCGCTTCAAGCCTACGTTCGGAAGCCTGTGTGCAAATTCAAGGTGAAGTGATTGCCCGTGACGAATCGCAAATCAACAAAGAGATGGCGACCGGTGAAATCGAAGTATTAGTGAAAAACGTCGTTGTGTATAACAACTCGGAAGTTTTACCGCTGGATTTCAACCAAAACAATACTGAAGAACAACGTTTAAAATATCGCTATCTTGACTTACGCCGTCCGGAAATGGCGGAAAAACTCAAAACACGTGCGAAAATCACCAGCTTCGTACGCCGCTATATGGACGACAACGGTTTCCTTGATATCGAAACACCAATGCTAACCAAAGCAACACCGGAAGGTGCCCGTGACTATTTAGTACCAAGCCGTGTACACAACGGTAAATTCTATGCTCTACCGCAATCACCGCAGCTGTTCAAACAGTTGCTAATGATGTCAGGTTTTGACCGTTACTATCAAATCGTAAAATGTTTCCGTGATGAAGATTTACGTGCCGATCGTCAGCCGGAATTTACCCAAATCGATGTGGAAACCTCATTCTTAACCGCTGAAGAAGTGCGTGAATTAATGGAAAATATGATTCACGGCTTATGGTTGGATCGCTTAAACGTAGATTTAGGCAAATTCCCAATCATGACGTGGCAGGAAGCGATGCAGCGTTTCGGTTCTGATAAGCCGGATTTACGTAACCCATTAGAATTAGTGGACATGGCGGACATTTTAAAAGACGTTGAGTTTAAAGTATTTAACGAGCCGGCAAATTCGGCAGACGGTCGTGTAACCGTGCTTCGTGTGCCGAACGGTGCAAGCCTTACCCGCAAACAAATTGACGAATATACCCAATTTGTCGGTATTTACGGTGCAAAAGGCTTAGCATGGGCAAAAATCAATGATGTGAATGCCGGTATGGAAGGCATCCAAAGCCCGGTCGCAAAATTCTTAAACGAAGAGGTTTTCAAAGCGTTAATCGAGCGTACTAACGCAACCAGCGGCGACATCCTATTCTTCGGTGCGGATAAATGGCAAGTCGTTACCGACTCAATGGGTGCTTTACGTCTGAAAGTCGGTCGTGATTTAGCATTAACCGATCTTTCAGCTTGGAAACCGCTTTGGGTAATCGACTTCCCAATGTTTGAAAAAGACGATGAAGGCAATCTTTCTGCAATGCACCACCCGTTCACTTCTCCGAAAGGTTTAACGCCGGAAGAATTAGAGGCAAATCCGGTGAATGCGGTTGCGAATGCTTACGATATGGTTATCAACGGCTATGAAGTAGGCGGCGGTTCGGTACGTATTTACGATCCGAAAATGCAACAAACCGTATTCGGTATCCTCGGCATTAACGAACAAGATCAACAAGAAAAATTCGGTTTCTTATTAGACGCATTGAAATTCGGTACGCCTCCGCACGCCGGTCTTGCATTCGGTTTAGACCGTTTAACTATGCTTATTACCGGTACGGAAAACATCCGTGATGTCATCGCATTCCCGAAAACTACCGCAGCGGCGTGTTTAATGACCGAAGCACCAAGTTTTGCAAACCCGCAAGCGTTGGAAGAGCTTGGTATTGCGGTCGTGAAAAAAGAGAAAGCGGAATAA
- the ruvC gene encoding crossover junction endodeoxyribonuclease RuvC — MPIILGIDPGSRVTGYGVIRQTGRHLEYLGSGAIRTSVDDLPTRLKRIYAGVTEIITQFHPDMFAIEQVFMAKNADSALKLGQARGTAIVAAVNHDLPVFEYAARLVKQTVTGIGSADKIQVQDMVTRMLQLSSKPQADAADALAIAITHAHSIQHSLIVAKQSDQKVGSDKEQILALMKTRYSRGRFRLKG; from the coding sequence ATGCCGATTATTTTAGGAATTGACCCCGGTTCACGGGTTACCGGTTATGGCGTAATTCGCCAAACCGGACGCCATTTAGAATATTTAGGAAGCGGTGCTATTCGCACTTCCGTCGATGATTTACCGACTCGCTTAAAACGCATTTATGCGGGCGTAACCGAAATCATTACCCAATTCCACCCCGATATGTTTGCAATTGAACAGGTGTTTATGGCGAAAAACGCCGATTCCGCCTTAAAACTCGGGCAAGCTCGCGGTACAGCGATTGTCGCGGCGGTAAATCACGACTTACCGGTGTTTGAATACGCCGCTCGTTTAGTGAAACAAACCGTCACCGGTATAGGCTCGGCGGATAAAATCCAAGTGCAGGATATGGTCACTCGAATGCTTCAACTTTCTTCCAAACCGCAAGCCGATGCCGCCGATGCACTTGCGATTGCGATTACGCACGCTCACTCGATCCAACATTCCTTAATCGTTGCGAAGCAGAGCGACCAAAAAGTCGGTAGCGACAAAGAACAAATCCTCGCTTTGATGAAAACTCGTTACAGTCGGGGACGATTCCGTTTAAAAGGGTAA
- the nudB gene encoding dihydroneopterin triphosphate diphosphatase — MKYKNPNSVLVVIYAQNSGRVLMLQRQDDPEFWQSVTGSLESNERPFETAIREVKEETGIDILAEKLTLTDCNESVEFEIFPHFRYKYAPDVTHCSEHWFLLALTQEQQPRLSEHLAFKWVSVEEAVRLTKSPNNAAAIAKYLKK, encoded by the coding sequence ATGAAATACAAAAATCCAAACTCCGTTTTAGTTGTGATTTATGCGCAAAATTCGGGACGGGTCTTAATGCTACAACGCCAAGACGATCCCGAATTTTGGCAATCGGTGACCGGCTCGCTTGAGTCGAACGAACGGCCGTTTGAAACGGCAATTCGTGAAGTGAAAGAAGAAACCGGCATCGATATTTTGGCGGAAAAACTTACGCTAACGGATTGCAACGAATCGGTAGAATTTGAGATTTTTCCGCATTTTCGGTATAAATACGCGCCTGATGTGACACATTGCTCGGAACATTGGTTTTTACTTGCTTTAACGCAAGAACAACAGCCGAGATTAAGTGAGCATTTAGCATTTAAATGGGTAAGCGTTGAAGAAGCCGTCCGGCTAACAAAATCACCGAATAATGCGGCGGCGATTGCAAAATATTTAAAGAAATAA
- a CDS encoding YebC/PmpR family DNA-binding transcriptional regulator — protein sequence MAGHSKWANIKHRKAAQDAQRGKIFTKLIRELVTAAKIGGGDVSANPRLRSAVDKALSNNMTRDTINRAIERGVGGGDDTNMETKIYEGYGPGGTAVMVECLSDNANRTISQVRPSFTKCGGNLGTEGSVGYLFSKKGLILIASGDEDALTEAAIEAGADDIQPQEDGSFEIYTAWEDLGSVRDGIEAAGFKIQEAEVTMIPSTTVELDAETAPKLLDLINRLEDCDDVQNVYHNGEISDEVAALL from the coding sequence ATGGCAGGTCATAGTAAGTGGGCTAACATTAAACACCGTAAAGCGGCACAAGATGCACAACGCGGTAAAATTTTTACTAAATTAATTCGTGAATTAGTTACTGCGGCAAAAATCGGCGGCGGCGACGTTTCTGCGAACCCTCGTTTACGTTCTGCAGTAGATAAAGCGTTATCAAACAATATGACGCGTGATACGATCAACCGTGCGATCGAGCGTGGCGTAGGCGGCGGCGATGACACCAATATGGAAACGAAAATCTACGAAGGCTACGGTCCGGGCGGTACGGCGGTAATGGTTGAATGTTTAAGCGATAACGCGAACCGTACCATTTCACAAGTTCGTCCAAGTTTCACTAAATGCGGCGGTAACTTAGGTACCGAAGGTTCTGTCGGTTACTTATTCAGCAAAAAAGGCTTAATTTTAATTGCTTCAGGCGATGAAGACGCACTAACCGAAGCAGCGATTGAAGCGGGTGCAGACGATATTCAACCGCAAGAAGACGGTTCGTTTGAAATCTATACCGCTTGGGAAGATTTAGGTAGCGTACGTGACGGTATTGAAGCGGCGGGCTTTAAAATCCAAGAAGCGGAAGTCACTATGATCCCATCAACTACGGTTGAACTTGATGCGGAAACCGCACCGAAATTACTTGATTTAATTAACCGCCTTGAAGATTGTGACGACGTACAAAACGTTTATCACAACGGCGAAATCAGCGACGAAGTTGCAGCCCTTCTCTAA